The Longimicrobium sp. genome includes the window TTCGGGAATAGGTCCTGAAACGCCTCACACAGAGAAACAGAGAAACAGAGAGGACTTCGGGTTTCTCTGTTCCTCTGTTTCTCTGTGTGATACCATTTCGCAGGGAATCGTTCGGGTATCAGCCTTGAAAAGGTCTCACACAGAGGGCACAGAGAACACAGAGGAACAGCGGAAGAGATTGAAGTTCTCTCCGTGTCCTCCGTGTCCTCTGTGTGATGCCAATCTGTTTCTCGCGAACCAGAACAATGCTCGGAAACGTGGTATTACTCCTTCACCGACGTGCGCCTCAGGATGCGGTCGAGGCCGGGGAGGAAGGAGAGCTCGCGGTCGGCGATTGCCGCGATCTCCTCTTCCTCCTTCCAGCGCCGCTCCAGCTCGGCGAGCTCCAGCTGCAGCAGCTTGCGCTCGGTCTCCTCGTTGACGGCGATCTCCAGGGCGATGGCGTGGGTGCGGTCCTTCTTCTCGATCACGCCGAGACGCAGTCCGCGCCCCGCCATCATGCGGGTGACCGCCTCGACCGAGCCGGCCTGCCGGATGGCGCGCGCCGCCTCGCCGATGCGCTTCTCCGAGGCGCCGTGGAAGTGGTGCCACGCCAGGCTGCGGCGCAGCAGGTGCTCGGCGTCGAGACCGGCGATCTCGACGCTGCTGTCGCCGCGCCGCGAGCCGCAGCGCGGGCAGTGCAGCCGGAGCACCATGCCTTCCTCGCCCACGGAGGTGAGCCGGAGCCCCTTCGTCTCGCCGAAGCGCACCTGGCGCAGCTCGGCGCCGCACTGGAGGCAGCGGGTTTCGCCGCGCCAGGCCACGCTCCCGAACTTCCACCAGCGCGCCAGCGAGATCCCGATTCCCGTCTGGCCGTAGTAGAACAGCCCGCCCGTGCCGCCGGTGGCGATCGACAGGGCCACGATCCCCGCGACCGTGAGTCCCTGGATCACGTACGACTGCTTACGGCGCGCCAGCAGGTCGCGGCCGTAGCGCCACCACGCCTCCTCGCCCAGATCGGCCCGGCCCACGCGCACCAGCTCCAGGTCTTCCGCGCGCAGCAGGGCCACGTTGTCGGTCTGCGAGAGGAGGCGGGCGCGGTCGGCGGCCACGCGCTCCAGCTCGTCCAGCGCCTCCCAGCGCTCCTCGATCGGCGCCAGGTTCCAGCGCCCGCACGCGATGCAGATCGCCCACAGCCGCCCCCGCGCGGGATCGAAGGCAATCTTCCGCCCGACCTGGAAGTGCTCCAGCGTCTGGTTCGCGGCCAGCGCGGCGTGGCAGAAGGTGCAGCGCGTGTACATCGCCCGCTCGTCCCCTGGATCTCAATGCGCCGGCGGCGGCTCCGGGCCGGGGAGGAAGACCAGTTCGCGGTCGGCGATGGCCGCGACCTCTTCTTCTTCCCGCCACTGCCGCTCCACCTCGGCGGCCTCCACCTGGAGCAGCCGCCGCTCCGTCTCGTCGTTGAGCGCGATCTCCAGTGCCACCGCCTGCGCGGGAGCGGCCGCCTCCAGCCGGTCGAGCGCGGTGCGCCGGCCGGCGAGCGCGCGGGTGAAGCCCTCCGCCGATCCGGCCTCCTCGATCGCCCCGGCGGCGGCGCGCACCAGCTCGCTCGACGCGCCGGAGAAGTGGTTGTAGGCGAGCACGCGGCGCAGCAGGAGCCGGGCGTCGGCGCCGGCCAGCAGGTGCCCGGCGGGCTCGCGTACGGGGCCGCAGACGGGGCAGGGCAGGTGCAGCGAGACCTCGCCGCCGGGGCCGGGGACGAGGACCGCCTCCCCCGCCCGCCGGAAGCCGAGCGCGGTGAGGGGGTCGCCGCAGCGCGCGCACGCCGAGGCGCCCCGCCAGGCGACGCTCCCGAACCTCCCCGCGCGGGCGGAGGAGTAGAAGACGGGGAGCACGAGCAGGTCGAGCGTGAACAGGAGCCAGGCCCGGCCGCGGCGGCGCAGCAGCTCGCGCCCGTAGCGCCACCACGCCTCCTCCGCCAGCGGCGCCCGCCCCACGCGCACCAGCTCCAGCCCACCCGCGCGCAGCAGCGCGACGTTGTCGGTCTGCGCGAGGAGCTTCGCGCCGCCGGTGGTCAGCCGCTCAAGCTCGTCCAGCGCCTCCCAGCGCTCCTCGAACGGCGCCAGGTTCCACCGCCGGCACGCGCCGCAGACGGCCCACAGCCGCCCGCGCGCCGGGTCGAACGCCAGCCTCCGCCCGTGCGGGAAGTGCTCCAGCGTCTCGTTCGCCCCCAGCGGCGACCGGCAGAAGATGCAGCGGGTGAACATGTTGCGCGTGGTCGGAGTCCCTCGGTGGTTCCGGCGGGAATTACGTCGGATGGAAAGGAAGGGTTGCAGCACTGTACGATCACTTTCGCACTCACGCACTTCCTCCCGGCAGCCGCACCGTGAACGTGCTCCCCTCCCCGGGCGCGGAGGCGACGGTGATGTCACCGCCCAGGAGGCGGGCCAGGCGGCGGCTCACGGCCAGCCCCAGGCCGGTGCCCGGGGCGCTGCGGGTCTTGGCGTCGTCCACCTGGCGGAAGGGCTCGAAGATCGCCTCGTGCAGGCGCGGCTCCACCCCGATCCCCGTGTCGCGCACGTGCAGGAGCACCTGGCCTCCCTCGCGCTCCACCTCGAACGAGACCGTGCCCTCGCGGGTGAACTTCACCGCGTTGCCCAGCAGGTTCACCAGGATCTGCCGCAGCTTGCGCGGGTCGGTGGCCAGGGTGGGCGGGTCCAGCCGCTCCGGCGCGCGGAAGGCGATCCCCCGGGCGGCCGCCAGCGGCTCGATGATGGCGCTCACCTCGCCCACCAGCGCGGCCAGGTCCACCTCCTCGGCCTCCACCGTCTCGCGCCCCGCCTCCACCCGCGAGAAGGTGAGGATCTCCTCGATGATGGACAGCAGGTGGCGCGACGCCAGGCGGATGCGCTCCACCTGGGCGCGCGCCCCCTCGCCCAGCGGCTCGGGGATCCCCAGGAGCAGCAGGTCCACGTAGCCGATCATGGCGTTCAGCGGGGTGCGCAGCTCGTGGCTCATGGTGGCCAGGAACCCGGCCTTGGCGCGGTTGGCGGCCAGCGCCTCCTGGTAGAGCCGCGCGTTCTCGATGGCCACGGCGGCGCGGTGGGCCAGCTCCTGCGCCAGCGGCAGGTCGGCCTCGCCGAGCCGCCGCCCCGACTCGGCCTGCACCAGGGAGAGCACCCCGAAGGTGCGCCCCGCCACCGCGAGCGGGACCGAGATGGCGGAGCGGAAGCCCACCCGGGCCAGCAGCCGGCGGTGCTCGTCGTCGTGGCCCAGGAGCTCGAAGAACTCGGGCGGGATGTCGGGGACCACCTCGGGCTCGCCGGTGCGCAGCACCCGCGCGGTGCCGTGCGGGTCGCCGGGGCGGATCGGGTAGCGGCCCAGGATCTCGAAGGCCAGCTCCACCATCGCCGGGTCGGCGTGGGCGGCGGCCAGCATGCGGATCGGGCCGCCGGGCTCCTCCTGCACCTCCACGAAGCACCAGTCGGCGAGCTCCGGGGCCACCAGCCGCGCCACCGTCTGCACCGTCTCGCGGTAGTCGAGCGAGGCGGCCAGGCGGCCGCTGGCCGAGGCCAGCACCTGCAGCCGGCGCCGCCCCTCTTCGGCGCGGGCCGAGGCGGCGGTGAGCTCCCGGTTGATCGCGACGAGCTCCTCGGTCAGCATCTCCGACTCCTCCACCTCGCGCCGGAGGGCGGCGGCCTGCTCGGCCAGCTCCCCGGCCAGGCGGGCGGCCTCGGCGGCGCGCGCCTCGGCCTCGCGGCGCGCCTCGGCCGCCGCGGCCTCGGCCGCCTTGCGGGCGTGCACGTCGTTGAAGAGCCCCACCCACTCGCGGATGCCCCCGTCGGGGTCGAGCACCGGCACGCCGCGGGCGGAGAACCAGCGGTAGCCGCCGTCGCGCATCCGCAGCCGGTACTCGGCCTCGTAGACGCCCTTCGCCTCGCACGCCCGCCACCACGCCGCCAGCACCCGCTCGCGGTCGTCGGGGTGGACGGCCGCCGCCCACCCCGCGCCGCGCACCTCCTCGGGCGTCTGCCCGGTGAGCTGGCGCCAGAACGGCATGTCGTCGACCATCCCTTCCGCGTCGGTGAGCCACACCATCTGGGTGCTGGCCTCCACCAGCGAGCGGTAGCGCTCCTCGCTGTGCCGGAGCGCCTCCTCGGCCCGGCGCCGGTCGGTGATGTCGACGCAGGAGCCCACGTAGCCCAGGAACTCGCCGCCCGCGCCCCAGCGGGGGATGCCGTGGTCCAGCACCCAGCGCCACTCGCCGTCCCGGCGCCGCATGCGGAACTCCATGCGGAACTCCTCGCGCCGGTCGAAGCGCTCCTGGCAGTAGGCGGCCGCCCGCCGGCGGTCGTCGGGGTGGACCGACTCGACCCACCC containing:
- a CDS encoding PAS domain S-box protein; its protein translation is MTDLAPAATGLSAALIAASPDGVFALDRELRVTAWNPAMERLSGVPAAAALGRAVREVLPWLDELGGAELARRALAGEEPVSPDWLFGAGSGRSAWVEARWAPLRDPAGEVVGALAVLRDVTERRRRAEESEERFRTLADTAPVMIWLADTRNLGTYFSRPWLEFTGRALEEELGAGWVESVHPDDRRRAAAYCQERFDRREEFRMEFRMRRRDGEWRWVLDHGIPRWGAGGEFLGYVGSCVDITDRRRAEEALRHSEERYRSLVEASTQMVWLTDAEGMVDDMPFWRQLTGQTPEEVRGAGWAAAVHPDDRERVLAAWWRACEAKGVYEAEYRLRMRDGGYRWFSARGVPVLDPDGGIREWVGLFNDVHARKAAEAAAAEARREAEARAAEAARLAGELAEQAAALRREVEESEMLTEELVAINRELTAASARAEEGRRRLQVLASASGRLAASLDYRETVQTVARLVAPELADWCFVEVQEEPGGPIRMLAAAHADPAMVELAFEILGRYPIRPGDPHGTARVLRTGEPEVVPDIPPEFFELLGHDDEHRRLLARVGFRSAISVPLAVAGRTFGVLSLVQAESGRRLGEADLPLAQELAHRAAVAIENARLYQEALAANRAKAGFLATMSHELRTPLNAMIGYVDLLLLGIPEPLGEGARAQVERIRLASRHLLSIIEEILTFSRVEAGRETVEAEEVDLAALVGEVSAIIEPLAAARGIAFRAPERLDPPTLATDPRKLRQILVNLLGNAVKFTREGTVSFEVEREGGQVLLHVRDTGIGVEPRLHEAIFEPFRQVDDAKTRSAPGTGLGLAVSRRLARLLGGDITVASAPGEGSTFTVRLPGGSA